In a genomic window of Gossypium arboreum isolate Shixiya-1 chromosome 9, ASM2569848v2, whole genome shotgun sequence:
- the LOC108455794 gene encoding thioredoxin-like protein AAED1, chloroplastic produces the protein MAISLSTNLLPNTFQCNGNHNHRSTRLFPNQPLSFGLKHRRNENKLFTPPNPPVLSAVSGSTGLESSAVSEDTVDLLDTVTVFDLNGNGIPISDLWKDRKAVVAFARHFGCVFCRKRADYLASKKDVMDKSGAALVLIGPGSIEQAKTFAEQTKFKGEVYADPSHSSYNALRFVSGVTTTFTPKAGLKIIQLYMEGYRQDWKLSFEEDTVKRGGWQQGGILVAGPGKTNILYIHKDKEAGDDPDIEDILKACCS, from the exons ATGGCGATTTCCCTATCGACAAATCTCTTGCCAAACACTTTCCAGTGCAACGGGAACCACAATCATCGTTCGACGCGCCTCTTTCCCAACCAACCATTGAGTTTCGGTCTCAAACACCGTAGAAACGAGAACAAACTCTTCACGCCACCGAATCCGCCGGTGCTCTCCGCCGTCTCCGGCTCTACC GGACTGGAATCTTCTGCAGTGAGTGAAGATACTGTTGATTTGTTGGATACGGTCACAGTGTTTGATTTGAACGGCAATGGAATCCCCATCTCTGATTTGTGGAAAGATCGGAAAGCTGTTGTAGCATTTGCTCGCCATTTTGG ATGTGTCTTTTGCCGCAAACGGGCTGATTATCTTGCCTCCAAGAAG GATGTAATGGATAAATCAGGTGCTGCACTTGTTTTAATTGGACCTGGAAGCATTGAACAG GCGAAAACATTTGCAGAGCAAACTAAGTTCAAAGGAG AGGTTTATGCAGATCCGAGCCACTCATCATACAATGCACTAAGATTTGTTTCTGGGGTTACAACCACATTTACCCCCAAA GCAGGTCTTAAAATAATACAGTTGTACATGGAAGGCTACCGACAAGACTGGAAGCTTTCTTTTGAGGAAGACACTGTTAAGAGAGGTGGCTG GCAGCAAGGTGGAATTTTAGTAGCAGGTCCTGGAAAAACCAACATTTTATACATTCACAAG GACAAAGAAGCAGGGGATGATCCAGATATTGAAGACATTTTGAAAGCTTGTTGCTCATAA
- the LOC108454643 gene encoding protein REVEILLE 8 isoform X1: MNSSPNPPQPPPPQSSTSTTATDGSGKKVRKPYTITKSRESWTEEEHDKFLEALQLFDRDWKKIEDFVGSKTVIQIRSHAQKYFLKVQKNGTIAHVPPPRPKRKAAHPYPQKASKNAVLVPLQASMGYPSSINTIAPGYAPWDEASMLVNTASSKIMSPQDEFTGLRGTEANIGSKGVAKISNSGVSGIGSSGQTISNSDMSKQGKQASMLHGIPDFAEVYSFIGSVFDPDTDGHVQKLKEMDPINFETVLLLMRNLTVNLCSPDFEPIRKVLSSYDVGTNTVGVTKGIIPQNQMNDILC; the protein is encoded by the exons ATGAACTCATCGCCCAATCCTCCACAACCCCCTCCGCCGCAGTCTTCCACTTCCACCACCGCCACTGATGGCTCCGGCAAGAAAGTCAGGAAACCTTACACCATTACTAAGTCGCGTGAGAGCTGGACTGAAGAAGAGCACGACAAATTCCTTGAAGCTCTTCAACT GTTTGATCGGGACTGGAAAAAAATTGAAGATTTTGTCGGTTCAAAGACAGTTATCCAG ATTCGAAGTCATGCCCAGAAATACTTTCTGAAGGTTCAAAAGAATGGGACGATTGCGCATGTGCCGCCTCCTCGTCCCAAGCGCAAAGCTGCACACCCTTACCCTCAAAAGGCCTCCAAAAATG CAGTGTTAGTGCCATTACAAGCATCCATGGGTTATCCTTCATCGATAAATACCATTGCACCTGGATATGCACCCTGGGATGAAGCTTCCATGCTGGTAAACACTGCCTCAAGTAAAATCATGTCACCACAAGATGAATTTACAGGTCTTCGAGGAACGGAAG CTAATATTGGATCGAAGGGCGTAGCTAAGATTAGTAACAGTGGTGTTAGTGGCATTGGAAGCTCAGGTCAAACAATATCTAATTCTGATATGTCAAAGCAAGGGAAACAAGCGTCCATGCTTCACG GTATACCTGATTTTGCTGAAGTGTATAGCTTCATTGGGAGTGTCTTTGATCCAGACACTGATGGGCACGTACAAAAACTCAAAGAGATGGATCCCATAAATTTTGAAACT GTTTTGTTACTGATGAGAAACCTCACTGTTAACTTGTGTAGTCCAGATTTTGAGCCAATT AGGAAGGTCCTATCTTCATATGATGTCGGCACAAACACGGTGGGAGTTACCAAAGGAATTATTCCCCAAAACCAAATGAATGATATATTGTGTTAA
- the LOC108454643 gene encoding protein REVEILLE 8 isoform X2, whose translation MNSSPNPPQPPPPQSSTSTTATDGSGKKVRKPYTITKSRESWTEEEHDKFLEALQLFDRDWKKIEDFVGSKTVIQIRSHAQKYFLKVQKNGTIAHVPPPRPKRKAAHPYPQKASKNVLVPLQASMGYPSSINTIAPGYAPWDEASMLVNTASSKIMSPQDEFTGLRGTEANIGSKGVAKISNSGVSGIGSSGQTISNSDMSKQGKQASMLHGIPDFAEVYSFIGSVFDPDTDGHVQKLKEMDPINFETVLLLMRNLTVNLCSPDFEPIRKVLSSYDVGTNTVGVTKGIIPQNQMNDILC comes from the exons ATGAACTCATCGCCCAATCCTCCACAACCCCCTCCGCCGCAGTCTTCCACTTCCACCACCGCCACTGATGGCTCCGGCAAGAAAGTCAGGAAACCTTACACCATTACTAAGTCGCGTGAGAGCTGGACTGAAGAAGAGCACGACAAATTCCTTGAAGCTCTTCAACT GTTTGATCGGGACTGGAAAAAAATTGAAGATTTTGTCGGTTCAAAGACAGTTATCCAG ATTCGAAGTCATGCCCAGAAATACTTTCTGAAGGTTCAAAAGAATGGGACGATTGCGCATGTGCCGCCTCCTCGTCCCAAGCGCAAAGCTGCACACCCTTACCCTCAAAAGGCCTCCAAAAATG TGTTAGTGCCATTACAAGCATCCATGGGTTATCCTTCATCGATAAATACCATTGCACCTGGATATGCACCCTGGGATGAAGCTTCCATGCTGGTAAACACTGCCTCAAGTAAAATCATGTCACCACAAGATGAATTTACAGGTCTTCGAGGAACGGAAG CTAATATTGGATCGAAGGGCGTAGCTAAGATTAGTAACAGTGGTGTTAGTGGCATTGGAAGCTCAGGTCAAACAATATCTAATTCTGATATGTCAAAGCAAGGGAAACAAGCGTCCATGCTTCACG GTATACCTGATTTTGCTGAAGTGTATAGCTTCATTGGGAGTGTCTTTGATCCAGACACTGATGGGCACGTACAAAAACTCAAAGAGATGGATCCCATAAATTTTGAAACT GTTTTGTTACTGATGAGAAACCTCACTGTTAACTTGTGTAGTCCAGATTTTGAGCCAATT AGGAAGGTCCTATCTTCATATGATGTCGGCACAAACACGGTGGGAGTTACCAAAGGAATTATTCCCCAAAACCAAATGAATGATATATTGTGTTAA